CTTCGGTATCATCAAGGTGCTGATGGGCTTCAAGGTCCAGAACGGCGGGCTGGTGATCTTCTCGGGCGTCATAGACTTTTTCATCGGAGTTATGATCCTCGCCAACTGGCCCGAGTGGAGTCCGTGGGTCATCGGAATCTTCGTGGCGATCGAACTTATAGTCGCCGGTGTGAGCTTCATAGCGATGTCCCTTGGAGCAAGGTCGATGAAGAACAACCCGGAGTTCCAGGTCTGATCACGTGCCCGTTCATTTTTCCCTTTCAACTTCCGGGTACGCGGCCTTAAAGGCACCCCAGTCCGATTTTGGTCCATACGTTACCGTGAAGTTCACGACCTCATAGTTCTTTGGAGCACCTTCAGGCTTGTAGAGTATCAGGTGGTAGGAGCCGTCGAGGTACCAGTAGGAGCCTGGAGGTATGCGGAAGGTGTACTTCGATATCGTAACCTTGCGAACACAGGTGGCCCTTCTTGTGTACCTCGTTCCGTCCCAAACGACCGCGTCCATGCACCAGCCAGGGGTTTTGAGTTCGAGCACCACATAGTCTCCGTAATCCTCGTCCCCCTTGAGGACCAGGTTGTTGTAGAGATCCACGGCGTTCTCCCACTTCATTCCGTCGAACGTCAAGTTCGCCATCAGGAGAATCTGCCCTTTAGGCGAGGCAACGCCGTAGGGAACAGGGTTGTAAGAGATTATGGGGTAGTAAACTATCATGAATATTGCAAGCCCAAAAATGGCAGCAAGAAGAACGACCTTGATCCTGAAGCTTGCCTCGTAAGATAAAGACCATCTGCCCTTACCCACTAAAAGCCACCCCAGTTCAGGGTTGTTCTCTGGTGCTTAAAAAGTTTTACTAGCTCGAAAAACCCGAAATTTTAGTAACCTTTTCACAGAAAACTTTTTAAAGACCTAAAGTTACCTTTTGTGAAAAAATTAGGGGGTGGTTCGATGGAATACGGTGAGCTTGGAAAGAACTGGGTCTGGCTTCTCGGCCTCGGGATAATCTTCATAACCCTCGGCTTTGCCGGACTGCTCCTCCTGCCGCTGGTGAGCATAACCAGCGTTGCCATATTCGGAGCCTTCATGCTCGTGGGAGGGGCACTCCAGATGGGGCAGGGAATCTTCAAGGCCAAGGACTGGAAGAGCAGGACGCTACACATCTTAATGGGGCTCATATACGTCATCGGCGGCATAGCGACGCTTGAAAACCCGGTTCTGGCCACGACGGTACTCACACTCGTCCTCGGGTTCTCACTGATAGCGATAGGGGCGATAAGGATCGCAGTAGCGTTTCAGAACAAGGACGTCAGCCAGTGGGCCCTCATGACGCTCTCAGGAGTGCTAAGCGTTATCCTCGGCTTCCTGATAGTCCTCCAGTGGCCCTGGTCAAGCCTCTGGGCGATTGGCCTCTTCGTGTCCCTCGACCTGATAATGAGCGGGGCCAACTTCATAGCCATAGCACTGACCGCCAGGATGTCCGGAAGCGCT
This Thermococcus cleftensis DNA region includes the following protein-coding sequences:
- a CDS encoding HdeD family acid-resistance protein — its product is MEYGELGKNWVWLLGLGIIFITLGFAGLLLLPLVSITSVAIFGAFMLVGGALQMGQGIFKAKDWKSRTLHILMGLIYVIGGIATLENPVLATTVLTLVLGFSLIAIGAIRIAVAFQNKDVSQWALMTLSGVLSVILGFLIVLQWPWSSLWAIGLFVSLDLIMSGANFIAIALTARMSGSAVPARG